Proteins co-encoded in one Pseudarthrobacter chlorophenolicus A6 genomic window:
- a CDS encoding 4-oxalomesaconate tautomerase → MVPTAIRDVRQAGPRRAGSQLAVPCWFMRGGTSKGPFFRAEDLPREVYARDSVLLAAMGSPDPRQIDGLGGAHPLTSKVGIVGLSQRPGVDLEFRFAQVQPDRDTVDTTANCGNMLAAVVPFAIESGLLNPDGDITTARVLTLNTGLVAEIAVPTPAGEDGRYVEYGGDATIDGVPGASAAVVISFLDTAGSVCSSLLPTGHLTDSVEIGGFGPVEVTCIDNGQPLVIIDATALGRTGREPVVDLNADTELKARLEALRLSCGELMGLGDVTAKNYPKMTLVSPPAEGGTIGTRSFIPHVCHESIGVLAAVTVGTAAVLAGTVAHAVAKLPRGGTPTVSVEHPSGEFSVQLELDPADPGCVTKSALIRTARLIMAGDVMVPAHLWQPQSSKEQDL, encoded by the coding sequence GTGGTTCCAACAGCTATTCGAGACGTACGCCAGGCCGGCCCCCGCCGGGCGGGCAGCCAACTCGCGGTGCCGTGCTGGTTCATGCGCGGGGGCACGTCCAAGGGCCCCTTCTTCCGGGCAGAAGACCTGCCCCGGGAGGTGTACGCCCGTGACAGCGTCCTCTTGGCGGCCATGGGTTCGCCGGATCCGCGCCAGATCGATGGCTTGGGCGGGGCCCACCCGCTGACCAGCAAAGTGGGCATCGTGGGCCTGAGCCAGCGGCCCGGCGTCGACCTGGAATTCAGGTTCGCCCAGGTCCAGCCGGACCGGGACACCGTGGACACCACTGCCAACTGTGGCAACATGCTCGCAGCCGTGGTGCCGTTCGCGATTGAATCGGGCCTGCTCAATCCCGACGGCGACATCACCACCGCACGGGTCCTCACCCTGAACACCGGGCTGGTGGCCGAGATTGCCGTCCCGACGCCGGCGGGGGAGGACGGGCGCTACGTCGAGTACGGCGGGGACGCCACCATTGACGGTGTTCCCGGTGCCTCGGCCGCCGTCGTCATCAGCTTCCTCGACACGGCAGGGTCCGTCTGCTCATCGCTCCTGCCAACAGGCCACCTGACCGACTCCGTGGAGATCGGCGGCTTCGGCCCGGTGGAGGTGACCTGCATCGACAACGGGCAGCCGCTGGTGATCATTGACGCCACCGCACTGGGGCGCACGGGCCGGGAACCCGTCGTCGACCTCAACGCGGACACGGAACTGAAAGCGCGACTCGAAGCACTCCGGCTCAGCTGCGGAGAACTGATGGGCCTCGGCGACGTCACCGCGAAAAACTACCCCAAGATGACGCTGGTCTCCCCGCCGGCGGAGGGCGGGACCATCGGTACCCGCAGCTTCATCCCGCACGTCTGCCACGAATCAATCGGCGTGCTCGCAGCGGTCACCGTGGGCACGGCGGCGGTGCTGGCCGGAACGGTGGCCCACGCCGTCGCAAAGCTGCCCCGCGGCGGGACCCCCACGGTTTCGGTGGAACACCCCAGCGGTGAATTCAGCGTCCAGCTGGAACTCGATCCCGCAGACCCCGGCTGCGTGACCAAGTCCGCGCTCATCCGGACCGCGCGCCTGATCATGGCCGGTGACGTCATGGTCCCGGCCCACCTGTGGCAACCCCAGTCCTCCAAGGAGCAAGACCTGTGA
- the katG gene encoding catalase/peroxidase HPI, which translates to MTDPQEHPPLPASGSAQGAGHAAGQNAEGGCPVVHGGATAQGSESENPAIDAPQPKGHRPRTIADWWPNQLDLSVLHANHPAGNPLGPDFSYRNEFQKLDVEALKQDITEVLTTSQDWWPADFGHYGGLMIRMSWHAAGTYRVHDGRGGAGDGGQRFAPLNSWPDNANLDKARRLLWPVKQKYGQKLSWADLLVLAGNVALESMGFKTFGFAFGREDVWEPEEIFWGPEDAWLGDERYVAEGQMADEVGATEMGLIYVNPEGPMGNPDPLAAAAFIRETFKRMAMNDEETVALIAGGHTFGKTHGAGSADDHVGPEPEGADLESQGLGWLSTYGSGKGADTITSGLEVTWTDVPTQWSNRFFEILFGHEWELVESPAGAKQWVAKDAEKIIPDAHDPEKKHRPTMLTTDLSLRVDPEYEKISRRFLENPDQFALAFAKAWYKLLHRDMGPVGPHLLGPWVPEAQLWQDPVPAVDHDLIGEADITDLKAKLLDSGLTVQQLAGTAWASAATYRKTDRRGGANGARIRLEPQRSWEANEPEQLATVLQTLERVQEEFNAGQGNGKKVSLADLIVLGGAAAVEKAASDAGVPVTVPFRPGRTDAAQEQTDVESFGYLQPRADGFRNYIRPGVKLQPETLLLDKAYLLDLSAPEMTALVGGMRALGTNVGGSGHGVLTDKPQALTNDFFVNLLSPGTKWKASENEENVYEITDVATGEVKWTATAVDLVFGSNSQLRALAEVYASGDAKEKFVHDFVAAWAKVMELDRFDLN; encoded by the coding sequence ATGACCGATCCCCAAGAGCATCCTCCGCTCCCCGCGTCCGGGAGCGCCCAGGGTGCCGGCCACGCTGCTGGCCAGAACGCAGAAGGCGGCTGCCCCGTGGTTCACGGCGGCGCCACGGCGCAGGGCAGCGAGAGCGAAAACCCGGCCATCGACGCTCCCCAGCCCAAGGGGCACCGGCCGCGGACCATCGCCGACTGGTGGCCCAACCAGCTGGACCTCTCCGTTCTTCACGCCAACCACCCGGCCGGCAACCCGCTGGGCCCGGACTTCAGCTACCGGAACGAATTCCAGAAACTCGACGTCGAAGCGCTCAAACAGGACATCACCGAGGTTCTCACCACTTCCCAGGATTGGTGGCCGGCGGACTTCGGCCACTACGGCGGACTGATGATCCGGATGAGCTGGCACGCGGCCGGCACCTACCGCGTCCATGACGGCCGCGGCGGAGCGGGCGACGGCGGCCAGCGGTTCGCGCCGCTGAACAGCTGGCCGGACAACGCCAACCTGGACAAGGCCCGCCGCCTCCTGTGGCCGGTAAAGCAGAAGTACGGCCAGAAGCTTTCCTGGGCAGACCTCCTGGTCCTCGCCGGCAACGTGGCCCTTGAGTCCATGGGCTTCAAAACCTTCGGCTTCGCGTTCGGCCGCGAGGACGTGTGGGAGCCGGAGGAGATCTTCTGGGGCCCTGAGGACGCCTGGCTGGGCGACGAGCGGTACGTCGCCGAAGGCCAAATGGCCGATGAAGTGGGTGCCACCGAGATGGGGCTGATCTACGTCAACCCGGAGGGGCCCATGGGCAACCCGGACCCGCTGGCAGCGGCGGCGTTCATCCGCGAAACGTTCAAGCGCATGGCCATGAATGACGAGGAGACCGTGGCGCTGATCGCCGGCGGCCACACCTTCGGCAAAACCCACGGCGCCGGCAGCGCGGACGACCATGTGGGCCCGGAACCGGAAGGGGCGGACCTCGAGTCCCAGGGCCTGGGCTGGCTGAGCACGTACGGGTCCGGCAAGGGTGCGGACACCATCACCTCCGGCCTGGAAGTGACCTGGACGGACGTCCCCACGCAGTGGAGTAACCGGTTCTTCGAGATCCTGTTCGGGCACGAGTGGGAGCTGGTGGAAAGCCCCGCCGGCGCCAAGCAGTGGGTGGCCAAGGATGCCGAGAAGATCATCCCGGACGCCCACGACCCGGAAAAGAAGCACCGCCCCACCATGCTCACCACTGACCTGTCGCTGCGCGTGGACCCGGAGTACGAGAAGATCTCCCGCCGCTTCCTGGAGAACCCGGACCAGTTCGCGCTCGCGTTCGCCAAGGCCTGGTACAAGCTGCTGCACCGCGACATGGGCCCGGTAGGCCCGCACCTGCTCGGCCCGTGGGTTCCGGAAGCGCAGCTGTGGCAGGATCCCGTTCCCGCCGTCGACCATGACCTCATCGGCGAGGCGGACATCACCGATCTGAAAGCGAAACTCCTGGATTCCGGCCTGACCGTCCAGCAGCTTGCCGGGACGGCGTGGGCGTCCGCCGCCACCTACCGCAAGACGGATCGCCGCGGCGGTGCCAACGGCGCCCGGATCCGGCTGGAGCCGCAGCGCAGCTGGGAAGCCAACGAGCCCGAGCAGCTCGCCACCGTCCTGCAGACGCTGGAGCGCGTGCAGGAGGAGTTCAATGCCGGCCAGGGCAACGGCAAGAAGGTTTCGCTCGCGGACCTGATCGTCCTCGGCGGCGCCGCGGCGGTTGAAAAGGCAGCGTCCGACGCCGGGGTCCCCGTCACGGTGCCCTTCCGTCCGGGCCGCACGGACGCGGCACAGGAACAGACCGACGTCGAGTCCTTCGGCTACCTGCAGCCGCGCGCGGACGGGTTCCGGAACTACATCCGTCCCGGGGTGAAGCTGCAGCCCGAAACCCTGCTGCTGGACAAGGCCTACCTGCTGGACCTCTCCGCACCGGAGATGACGGCCTTGGTGGGCGGCATGCGCGCCCTGGGCACCAACGTGGGCGGCTCCGGCCACGGCGTCCTCACCGACAAGCCGCAGGCGCTCACGAACGACTTCTTCGTCAACCTCCTCTCCCCCGGCACCAAGTGGAAGGCCTCGGAGAATGAGGAGAACGTTTACGAGATCACGGATGTGGCCACCGGCGAGGTGAAGTGGACCGCCACCGCCGTGGACCTGGTGTTCGGTTCCAATTCCCAGCTCCGAGCCCTGGCCGAGGTGTACGCCAGCGGCGACGCAAAGGAGAAGTTCGTCCACGACTTCGTGGCTGCCTGGGCCAAGGTCATGGAACTGGACCGGTTTGATCTGAACTGA
- a CDS encoding amidohydrolase family protein — MIIDIHGHYTTAPPALGEWRDRQVAALTDPAQAPLRSALKISDDDLRHSVEQNQLRLMDERGIDLTVFSPRASFMAHHVGTFETSSEWAAICNELCYRVSQLYPERFVPAAMLPQSPGVDPASCIPELTRCVEEYGAVALNLNPDPSGGHWTAPPLTDRYWYPIYEKMVEYDIPGMVHVSTSINPAFHTTGAHYLNADTTAFMQLIQGDLFADFPTLKLVIPHGGGAVPYHWGRFRGLAMALKKPPLEEHLLGNVFFDTCVYHQPGIDLLLDVIPTRNILFASEMIGAVRDIDPCTGHNFDDTARYIEAAGLAEPDLAAIQEHNARTVYPRLNALLKQQGR; from the coding sequence GTGATTATCGATATCCACGGCCACTACACCACGGCCCCGCCGGCCCTCGGCGAGTGGCGGGACCGGCAGGTGGCCGCCCTCACCGACCCGGCGCAGGCCCCGCTGCGCTCGGCGTTGAAGATTTCCGACGACGACCTGCGGCACAGCGTCGAACAGAACCAGCTGCGGCTCATGGACGAGCGCGGCATCGACCTCACGGTCTTCTCGCCCAGGGCGTCCTTCATGGCGCATCACGTGGGGACCTTCGAGACGTCCTCGGAGTGGGCGGCGATCTGCAACGAGCTCTGCTACCGCGTCAGCCAGCTCTACCCCGAGAGGTTCGTCCCCGCGGCCATGCTGCCCCAGTCGCCCGGCGTTGATCCGGCCAGCTGCATCCCGGAGTTGACCCGCTGCGTGGAAGAGTACGGCGCCGTTGCGCTGAACCTGAACCCGGATCCGTCCGGCGGGCACTGGACCGCTCCGCCGCTCACTGACCGCTACTGGTACCCCATCTACGAAAAGATGGTGGAGTACGACATCCCTGGCATGGTCCACGTGAGCACCAGCATCAACCCGGCGTTCCACACCACCGGAGCCCACTACCTGAACGCCGACACCACCGCGTTCATGCAGCTGATCCAGGGGGACCTCTTCGCTGACTTTCCCACCCTGAAACTGGTGATCCCCCACGGCGGCGGGGCTGTCCCGTACCACTGGGGGCGTTTCCGGGGCCTCGCCATGGCGCTGAAGAAGCCACCGCTCGAAGAGCACCTTCTGGGCAACGTCTTCTTCGATACGTGCGTCTACCACCAGCCAGGCATCGATCTCCTCCTGGACGTCATCCCCACCAGGAACATCCTGTTCGCCTCGGAAATGATCGGCGCCGTCCGGGACATCGACCCCTGCACCGGCCACAACTTCGACGACACCGCACGGTACATCGAAGCGGCAGGGCTGGCCGAACCCGATCTGGCAGCCATCCAGGAACACAACGCCCGCACCGTCTACCCCCGCCTCAACGCACTGCTCAAGCAGCAGGGCCGCTGA
- a CDS encoding MBL fold metallo-hydrolase produces MNSSAEISVTAVRVADLLADGELMPVYVHVIDHPEGRVLVDTGLTRLHPAVADMDPRLYPEGYQELDTGNVDIVVNTHLHFDHCGGNHLFAGKPIYVQRRELDDARTQEDYTIPEWVDPPGINYVAVDGELELLPGVRLLPAPGHTPGSQIVVIDPGAVLTVIAGDTAVWFGELDNPRTEGQQLVRSLNPGTVWLTHTHTPWRPGSTITV; encoded by the coding sequence ATGAATTCGTCCGCTGAAATCAGTGTCACCGCTGTCCGGGTTGCCGACCTGCTGGCCGACGGTGAGCTGATGCCGGTGTACGTGCACGTCATCGACCACCCGGAGGGACGCGTTCTGGTGGATACCGGCCTGACCCGGCTTCATCCTGCGGTGGCGGACATGGACCCCCGCCTCTACCCGGAGGGCTACCAGGAGCTGGACACCGGAAACGTGGACATCGTGGTCAACACCCACCTGCACTTTGACCACTGTGGCGGCAACCATCTCTTCGCGGGGAAACCCATTTATGTGCAGCGCCGGGAACTCGATGACGCCCGCACCCAGGAGGACTACACCATTCCGGAGTGGGTGGACCCGCCGGGGATCAACTACGTGGCCGTCGATGGCGAGCTTGAACTGCTGCCCGGGGTGCGGCTCCTTCCCGCACCGGGCCACACGCCAGGGTCACAGATCGTCGTGATCGACCCGGGCGCAGTCCTCACCGTGATCGCCGGTGACACGGCGGTGTGGTTCGGTGAACTCGACAATCCCCGCACGGAGGGCCAGCAGCTGGTGCGCTCCCTGAACCCGGGCACGGTGTGGCTGACGCACACGCACACCCCCTGGAGGCCCGGGTCCACAATCACCGTATAA
- a CDS encoding SDR family oxidoreductase — protein MTIGAGTAAGSGRTALVVGATGISGSALVDTLVDDGWSVLALSRRPGPQRAGVTWLSADLTSASALAAVLAPENPSHVFFTAWSRQATEEENIAVNAGMVRDLLAALRGKDVSHVALMTGLKHYLGPFEAYAAGEMPDTPFHEEEPRLPVNNFYYAQEDQLWAAAEEQGFTWSVHRAHTVIGHAVGNAMNMGLTLAAQATLCRDSGQPFVFPGSETQWNGLTDMTDAGLLAEHMLWASTTPEAANEAFNIVNGDVFRWRWMWPKLAAYFGLEWEGYQAEPRTLEQSMAGREDQWRELAERHNLTEPDLDRVASWWHTDGALGRNIEVVTDMGKSRDAGFTGYRRTLDAFTALFDRYRADRLIP, from the coding sequence ATGACCATCGGAGCAGGAACAGCAGCGGGCAGCGGACGGACGGCACTGGTGGTGGGGGCCACCGGGATCTCAGGCTCTGCCCTGGTGGATACCCTGGTAGACGATGGCTGGTCAGTCCTGGCACTGTCCCGCCGGCCCGGACCCCAGCGCGCAGGCGTCACGTGGCTCTCCGCAGACCTGACCTCGGCTTCGGCCCTTGCCGCCGTGCTTGCTCCGGAGAACCCCTCCCACGTCTTCTTCACCGCATGGTCGCGGCAGGCCACCGAGGAAGAGAACATTGCCGTGAATGCGGGCATGGTACGTGACCTCCTCGCGGCGCTGCGGGGAAAGGACGTGTCCCACGTTGCCCTGATGACCGGGCTCAAGCACTATCTGGGACCGTTCGAGGCCTACGCTGCCGGGGAAATGCCGGACACGCCCTTCCACGAGGAGGAACCGCGGCTTCCGGTGAACAACTTCTACTACGCCCAGGAAGACCAACTCTGGGCCGCGGCGGAGGAGCAGGGGTTCACCTGGTCCGTGCACCGCGCCCACACCGTGATTGGGCACGCGGTGGGCAACGCCATGAACATGGGCCTCACCCTCGCCGCGCAGGCCACGCTGTGCCGGGACAGCGGGCAGCCATTCGTCTTCCCGGGATCTGAAACCCAGTGGAACGGCCTCACGGATATGACGGACGCCGGCCTGCTTGCCGAGCACATGCTGTGGGCCTCCACCACTCCGGAGGCCGCGAACGAGGCCTTCAACATCGTCAACGGCGATGTTTTCCGCTGGCGCTGGATGTGGCCGAAGCTCGCAGCCTACTTCGGCTTGGAGTGGGAGGGGTACCAGGCGGAGCCCCGCACCCTCGAGCAGTCCATGGCGGGGCGAGAGGACCAATGGCGAGAACTTGCCGAGCGCCACAATCTCACAGAACCGGACCTGGACCGCGTGGCATCCTGGTGGCACACGGACGGCGCCCTGGGGCGGAACATCGAGGTGGTGACGGACATGGGTAAGAGCCGTGACGCCGGCTTCACCGGGTACCGGCGGACCCTGGACGCCTTCACCGCACTGTTCGACCGCTACCGTGCGGACCGCCTGATCCCCTAG
- the ligK gene encoding 4-carboxy-4-hydroxy-2-oxoadipate aldolase/oxaloacetate decarboxylase, with translation MQELGVVHRTITRAAEVDVKALSEFGVSTIHEAMGRLGLMRPYIRPVYPGAALCGTAVTVLLQPGDNWMMHVAAEQVQPGDVLVAACTTESEDGFFGDLLATSLQARGAAGLVIDGGCRDVATLQEMDFPVFSRAINSKGTVKATLGSVNIPVVCANALVHPGDVVIADVDGVVVVPAARASDVAAAARKREDNEESKRRRFAAGELGLDIYSMREPLAAAGLRYVD, from the coding sequence ATGCAGGAACTAGGAGTTGTCCACCGCACCATTACCCGCGCGGCGGAGGTGGACGTCAAGGCACTATCGGAATTCGGCGTCAGCACCATCCACGAAGCCATGGGGCGGCTGGGCCTGATGCGGCCCTACATCCGGCCCGTCTACCCCGGCGCAGCCCTGTGCGGCACTGCCGTGACGGTGCTGCTGCAGCCCGGAGATAACTGGATGATGCACGTGGCCGCGGAGCAGGTCCAGCCCGGTGACGTGCTGGTTGCCGCCTGCACCACCGAAAGCGAGGACGGGTTCTTCGGCGACCTGCTGGCCACCTCACTGCAGGCCCGCGGTGCCGCCGGCCTGGTGATCGACGGCGGCTGCCGGGATGTTGCCACCCTCCAGGAGATGGACTTCCCCGTTTTCAGCCGCGCCATCAACTCCAAGGGCACCGTGAAGGCCACGCTCGGCTCGGTCAACATCCCCGTGGTCTGCGCGAATGCCCTGGTGCACCCCGGCGATGTGGTGATTGCCGACGTCGACGGCGTCGTGGTGGTGCCCGCAGCCCGCGCCTCGGACGTCGCCGCGGCGGCGCGCAAACGCGAAGACAACGAAGAGTCCAAGCGCCGGCGCTTTGCCGCCGGCGAACTGGGACTGGACATCTACTCCATGCGTGAACCCCTTGCAGCAGCCGGGTTGCGCTATGTCGACTGA
- a CDS encoding amidohydrolase family protein gives METFTKTPGWLDWYANPSTPRFQLPAGAVDAHCHVFGPGAEFPFAPERKYTPCDGGKEDLFALRDHLGVSRNVIVQATCHGADNSAMVDAVQSAGGRARGVATVRPDISEAELRRLDEAGVRGVRFNFLKRLVSSAPQEDLAEIARKIAPLGWHVVIYFEGEDLEGLEGFFGSLPTPLVVDHMGRPDVTKPVDGPEFSRFLRFVDRNDVWVKVSCPERLSVSGPPALDGEQHAYTDAVPFGRRVVQEFPDRVLWGTDWPHPNLKGHMPDDGLLVDYIPQVAVTTEQQHQLLVANPMRLYWPGEDARA, from the coding sequence ATGGAGACTTTCACCAAGACTCCCGGGTGGCTTGACTGGTATGCCAACCCCTCCACGCCGCGCTTCCAGCTGCCTGCCGGTGCGGTGGACGCCCACTGCCATGTCTTTGGCCCGGGCGCAGAGTTTCCGTTCGCGCCGGAACGTAAGTACACCCCGTGCGACGGCGGCAAGGAGGATCTGTTTGCCCTGCGCGACCACCTGGGTGTCAGCCGCAACGTCATTGTCCAGGCAACCTGCCACGGGGCGGACAACAGCGCCATGGTGGACGCCGTCCAGTCGGCAGGCGGCAGGGCCCGCGGCGTCGCCACCGTCCGGCCGGACATTTCCGAAGCCGAACTCCGCCGCCTGGATGAAGCGGGGGTGCGGGGCGTCCGGTTCAACTTCCTCAAGCGCCTGGTGAGCTCCGCTCCCCAGGAGGATCTGGCCGAGATTGCCCGGAAGATCGCGCCGTTGGGCTGGCACGTGGTGATCTACTTCGAAGGCGAGGACCTGGAGGGGCTGGAAGGCTTCTTCGGTTCGCTTCCCACCCCGCTGGTGGTGGACCACATGGGCAGGCCGGATGTCACCAAACCCGTGGACGGCCCCGAGTTCAGCAGGTTCCTGCGGTTCGTGGACCGGAACGATGTGTGGGTCAAGGTGAGCTGCCCGGAGCGGCTGAGCGTGAGCGGGCCTCCCGCGCTGGACGGCGAGCAGCACGCGTACACCGATGCGGTCCCGTTCGGCCGGCGCGTGGTCCAGGAATTCCCGGACCGCGTCCTGTGGGGCACCGACTGGCCCCACCCAAACCTTAAAGGGCACATGCCCGACGACGGCCTGCTGGTGGACTACATCCCGCAGGTGGCCGTAACCACCGAACAGCAGCACCAGCTGCTCGTTGCCAACCCCATGCGGCTCTATTGGCCGGGCGAAGACGCCCGGGCCTAG
- a CDS encoding helix-turn-helix transcriptional regulator, whose protein sequence is MQSSGRRKELGLFLRARRDQALRVDYGLPPIARKRERGLRREEVAFLSGVSVTWYTWLEQGRDISPSRQVLEAVSRALHLSDTGLDYVLSLGGYASAGPSTTAAATAPAHLQRLLDALDPNPSFALFPDWGVAGWNSAYAALFPNIATVAPADRNLLWLVFTDPYVRNLLPDWDVTSKRFLAEFRAETGQRLGDVDIKNLVERLKEASPEFREGWDRYDILGFESRERLFHHPAVGVLQLEHHQLSPSDRPDLHLVVYTPAPGSDAGTQMASLIAAAT, encoded by the coding sequence ATGCAGAGTTCCGGCCGCCGTAAAGAACTGGGCCTCTTCCTCCGGGCCCGCCGGGACCAGGCCCTTCGGGTTGATTACGGCCTTCCGCCCATAGCCCGCAAGCGTGAGCGGGGCCTGCGCCGTGAAGAGGTGGCGTTCCTCTCCGGCGTGAGCGTCACCTGGTACACCTGGCTGGAGCAGGGCCGCGACATCAGCCCGTCCCGGCAGGTGCTGGAAGCGGTCAGCAGGGCACTGCACCTTTCGGACACCGGCCTGGACTACGTCCTGTCGCTCGGCGGATACGCCTCCGCAGGACCAAGCACGACGGCGGCCGCCACCGCGCCTGCCCACCTCCAGCGCCTGCTCGACGCCTTGGACCCGAACCCGTCCTTCGCGCTGTTTCCGGACTGGGGCGTCGCCGGCTGGAACAGCGCCTACGCGGCGCTGTTCCCCAACATCGCCACCGTTGCCCCCGCGGACCGGAACCTGCTGTGGCTGGTGTTCACGGACCCCTATGTCCGGAACCTGCTGCCGGACTGGGACGTGACCAGTAAGAGGTTCCTGGCCGAGTTCCGTGCCGAAACCGGGCAGCGCTTGGGGGATGTGGACATCAAGAACCTGGTGGAGCGGCTCAAGGAAGCAAGCCCGGAATTCAGGGAAGGCTGGGACCGGTACGACATCCTGGGCTTCGAGTCGCGCGAACGGCTCTTCCACCACCCGGCAGTGGGAGTGCTGCAGCTGGAGCACCACCAGCTCTCGCCGTCGGACCGGCCGGACCTGCACCTGGTGGTCTATACGCCGGCGCCCGGGAGCGACGCGGGAACGCAGATGGCGTCCCTTATTGCCGCGGCAACCTAG
- a CDS encoding GntR family transcriptional regulator, which translates to MTTIPETEGPTLSAPQLVEILRKAIISGELVPKQRLVEADLADDYGASRGNVRVALAELSVEGLVERVQNRGARVRAVSIEEAVEITEVRGALEALCARKAAERITDAGSQELRDLARQMEDAVARGDRESYSACNQRLHAKIIEVSAQATAAATIQRLRGQAVRFQFQLARQPGRPNVSLPQHLAIIDAVCRHDPEGAAEAMRLHLESVADAIRESA; encoded by the coding sequence ATGACAACGATTCCTGAGACCGAAGGGCCCACCCTTTCGGCTCCGCAGCTGGTGGAAATCCTGCGCAAGGCCATCATCAGCGGTGAACTGGTGCCCAAGCAGCGGCTCGTTGAAGCCGACCTGGCAGACGATTACGGGGCCAGCCGCGGAAACGTCAGGGTGGCCCTCGCGGAACTGAGTGTGGAAGGCCTGGTGGAGCGCGTCCAGAACAGGGGCGCGCGGGTGAGGGCCGTCTCCATCGAGGAAGCCGTGGAGATCACCGAGGTTCGTGGCGCGCTGGAGGCGCTCTGTGCCAGGAAAGCCGCTGAGCGGATCACCGACGCCGGGTCCCAGGAACTGCGGGACCTCGCCCGGCAGATGGAAGATGCCGTGGCGCGGGGCGACCGCGAATCCTATTCGGCCTGCAACCAGAGGCTGCACGCCAAAATCATCGAGGTCAGCGCCCAGGCCACGGCGGCGGCCACCATCCAGCGGCTGCGCGGCCAGGCGGTGCGGTTCCAGTTCCAGCTGGCACGGCAGCCCGGGCGCCCCAACGTTTCCCTTCCCCAGCATCTGGCCATCATCGACGCCGTGTGCCGGCATGATCCCGAAGGCGCCGCTGAGGCCATGCGGCTGCACCTGGAAAGCGTTGCCGACGCCATCCGGGAATCGGCGTGA